One window of Bacillus sp. THAF10 genomic DNA carries:
- a CDS encoding sugar ABC transporter ATP-binding protein, producing the protein MEAKNAPLLEIEEMFKQFAGSKVLNGIHFSVYAGEVQAVVGGNGAGKSTLMKIITGFYSADRGRMTVKGKRVRFLSTSEAHQHGIYLVPQEPLIFPNMTVEENITIGLPGKKSVLKAKIKSLIKKLGWKLNLEETAFSLSIAEQQLVEIIRGLAREADILILDEPTSTLTFGEIDSLFQTIKRLTNEGIGVIYITHRFSEIFRIADSVSVLRDGVISAQGPVSAFTYERLLASLMPEGAIKENGQESQVETECDRETAPILRLEKLTSQKFHDISFSLFSGEILGVAGVVGAGRTELAQAITGLSGIENGEIILHEKKVQHLSVRERLDQGLIYVPEDRHKHGIFALTSIQSNISSTILHHLTNFFLPFSKEHALATSYIKKFQIKASCSKQEVQNLSGGNQQKVVLSKCLAASPRVIILDEPTRGIDANARKDIYQIIQQLKNLGLAVILISSDMEEIVRLSDRVIVLYEGKLVKRFDVREDITPDNIASFAFGVEQEVGK; encoded by the coding sequence ATGGAGGCAAAGAATGCTCCACTCCTTGAAATAGAAGAGATGTTTAAGCAATTTGCGGGCAGTAAGGTGTTAAATGGGATACATTTTTCTGTCTATGCAGGTGAAGTTCAAGCAGTGGTTGGCGGAAATGGAGCGGGCAAGTCAACTCTGATGAAAATTATCACGGGATTCTATTCTGCGGACCGAGGAAGGATGACGGTAAAGGGGAAGCGGGTTCGGTTTTTATCCACCTCTGAAGCGCATCAGCATGGCATCTACCTTGTCCCCCAGGAGCCTCTTATCTTTCCGAACATGACGGTGGAAGAGAATATCACCATTGGCCTACCAGGAAAAAAATCAGTGCTAAAAGCTAAAATAAAGAGCTTGATCAAGAAGCTTGGTTGGAAATTAAACCTAGAAGAAACGGCATTCTCGCTTTCGATTGCAGAGCAGCAGCTTGTGGAAATTATCCGCGGCTTGGCTCGGGAAGCAGACATTCTCATATTAGATGAGCCGACTTCCACCTTAACCTTTGGGGAAATTGACAGCCTCTTTCAAACAATAAAGCGGCTTACCAATGAGGGCATTGGCGTCATCTATATCACCCACCGCTTCTCAGAAATTTTTCGCATTGCCGACAGTGTTTCTGTTCTGCGCGACGGTGTTATTTCTGCACAAGGGCCGGTGTCAGCATTTACTTATGAAAGGCTGCTTGCAAGCCTGATGCCAGAGGGGGCAATCAAGGAAAATGGGCAGGAATCTCAAGTGGAAACAGAATGTGACCGCGAGACTGCTCCCATTTTAAGGCTTGAAAAGCTAACTTCACAAAAGTTCCACGACATCAGCTTCTCCTTATTTTCTGGAGAAATCCTTGGAGTTGCTGGAGTAGTGGGGGCCGGAAGAACAGAGCTCGCACAAGCCATTACCGGTCTAAGTGGCATCGAAAATGGTGAAATCATCCTACACGAGAAAAAAGTTCAGCACTTATCTGTCAGAGAGCGGTTGGATCAAGGCCTGATTTATGTTCCGGAGGACCGTCATAAACATGGAATTTTTGCACTCACTTCTATTCAATCCAATATTTCCTCTACTATTCTTCATCACCTCACGAACTTTTTTCTGCCTTTTTCAAAGGAACATGCTCTTGCAACAAGCTATATAAAGAAGTTTCAAATTAAAGCCTCCTGTAGCAAGCAGGAAGTGCAAAACCTCTCTGGAGGAAATCAGCAAAAGGTAGTGCTGTCCAAATGCCTGGCCGCTTCCCCGCGGGTCATCATTCTTGATGAGCCGACGAGGGGAATTGATGCTAATGCAAGAAAAGACATTTATCAAATCATCCAGCAGCTAAAAAATTTGGGCTTAGCGGTTATTCTCATCTCCTCTGATATGGAAGAGATTGTGCGCT
- a CDS encoding cupin domain-containing protein: protein MKKVNEREFEYRFGDNGPKYLTKGPNVDLGVVVLKPGQDFPNHYHTECEEIFYILEGEIDFYINGEKVEAKPGDMIQCRPGDSHYLINQSTERFKAVFIKSPHIGRNDSVVIEKPSIK, encoded by the coding sequence ATGAAGAAAGTGAACGAGAGGGAGTTTGAATACAGGTTTGGCGATAATGGACCGAAGTATTTGACCAAGGGACCAAATGTGGATTTAGGTGTTGTAGTGCTAAAGCCTGGCCAGGATTTTCCGAATCACTACCACACCGAATGCGAGGAAATCTTCTATATTTTAGAGGGCGAAATTGACTTTTACATTAATGGAGAAAAAGTCGAGGCCAAACCAGGCGACATGATTCAATGCAGACCAGGTGACTCCCACTACTTAATCAATCAGTCCACCGAGCGCTTCAAAGCCGTCTTCATTAAGTCACCGCACATTGGTAGAAATGACTCGGTCGTGATAGAAAAACCGTCGATAAAATAA
- a CDS encoding sugar-binding transcriptional regulator, which yields MIQDRYTENLLIKVAWYYYKENMTQNEIASLLEISRTKVVRLLERARLEGVVQFQIRGMETNGLKVEKEFQEAFALSNAFIIPTPPDRDNLSDSLSRAASQFLNHKLEPDDLVGLGWGKAVSRTIDYLSMEPTSAVSVVTLTGGVNYYLHNRTTQDRGMEKFRHIHVIPAPFLASSEEMAESLLAEPSIKEILSLGRLSKYILVGIGGVCPEATIIQEEKMTWNELTFIKQQQAVGDILGQFFDKNGEVLPLPHHKRLIGMSLKDLAKRKNVIAVAGGEKKTEAIYGALKGGYVHTLVTDEETAYSLLKMEVQV from the coding sequence ATGATACAAGATCGCTACACAGAAAACTTACTTATTAAGGTCGCCTGGTATTACTACAAGGAAAATATGACCCAAAATGAAATAGCCTCACTACTGGAAATCTCCCGTACCAAAGTGGTTCGCTTATTAGAGCGAGCACGTTTAGAGGGGGTTGTGCAGTTTCAAATACGAGGCATGGAGACAAATGGTTTAAAGGTGGAGAAAGAGTTCCAAGAAGCCTTCGCACTATCCAATGCATTCATTATTCCTACCCCTCCTGATCGTGATAACCTTAGCGACAGCTTATCCCGTGCCGCCTCGCAATTTCTTAATCATAAGCTGGAACCTGATGACCTTGTGGGCCTTGGCTGGGGAAAAGCCGTATCCCGAACCATCGATTACCTTTCTATGGAGCCAACCAGCGCCGTATCTGTTGTTACCTTAACCGGGGGTGTCAACTATTATCTTCATAACCGGACAACACAGGATCGAGGAATGGAAAAATTCCGCCACATCCACGTCATTCCAGCTCCCTTTCTCGCTTCCTCTGAAGAAATGGCGGAAAGCTTACTGGCAGAGCCCTCCATTAAAGAAATTCTGTCACTTGGCCGCTTGAGTAAATATATCCTTGTTGGCATTGGCGGTGTTTGTCCAGAGGCAACGATTATTCAAGAGGAAAAAATGACATGGAATGAGCTGACATTCATTAAACAGCAGCAAGCTGTTGGCGATATTTTAGGACAATTTTTTGATAAAAACGGGGAGGTGCTTCCTCTTCCTCATCACAAAAGATTGATAGGCATGTCACTAAAGGATTTAGCTAAAAGAAAAAATGTCATTGCAGTCGCTGGCGGCGAGAAAAAAACAGAAGCGATCTATGGTGCGCTTAAGGGCGGCTATGTCCACACTCTCGTTACCGATGAAGAAACGGCTTACTCCTTATTAAAAATGGAGGTGCAAGTGTAG
- the lsrK gene encoding autoinducer-2 kinase: MEHILSLDAGTGSIRAVLFNKEGKQLGVAQQEWTHHADPRYPGSMDFAWEANWEKVVNCIREVLRTTGIPPSTIKALSATSMREGLVLYDEDGREVWACANVDARAGYEVKELKERDEHMELDIYNMSGQTYALGAIPRLLWLKKHEPQIYEKVACMTMINDWILYRLSGVLQVDPSNGCTTGLFDLESRGWKVEIAERCGLKATIFPPVHEAGKVIGTVSEEAASRCGLSPSTLVVAGGGDAQMATVGAGAIANEQTVVSGGSFWQQEVNIKEPLVDKSGRIRVNCHAVEGLWQLEAIGFFPGLVMRWFRDAFCQEEKQKASFTGRDAYEILEEKARTVPVGSNGILPIFSDTMNYIAWRHAAPSFLNLSLDAERTGKMEMFKSLQENAALVTLGNLLLIRESTGFFPKEVIFVGGASKGKLWSQTLADVLGVPVRVPVVKEAAALGTAMFAGLGAGMFASIEEAAATVVEWECTYMPDLENHKTYLEIYEKWRKVYIEQLKLADIGLTSHMWKAPGL, encoded by the coding sequence ATGGAGCACATTTTATCACTAGATGCGGGAACCGGTAGCATCCGCGCTGTATTGTTCAATAAGGAAGGAAAGCAACTCGGTGTAGCTCAACAGGAATGGACCCACCATGCGGACCCTCGCTATCCGGGCTCGATGGATTTTGCTTGGGAAGCGAACTGGGAAAAGGTAGTGAACTGCATTAGGGAAGTGCTTCGAACGACAGGAATCCCCCCTTCCACCATAAAAGCCTTAAGTGCCACAAGCATGAGAGAGGGCTTGGTGCTCTATGACGAGGACGGACGGGAAGTTTGGGCGTGTGCCAATGTCGATGCTCGTGCCGGATACGAAGTAAAGGAATTAAAGGAACGCGATGAGCACATGGAGCTCGATATCTATAATATGTCTGGGCAAACCTATGCCCTCGGCGCTATTCCACGTCTTTTATGGTTAAAAAAACATGAGCCACAAATCTATGAAAAAGTGGCTTGCATGACCATGATTAATGACTGGATTCTCTATCGGCTTTCAGGGGTACTACAGGTGGACCCATCAAACGGCTGTACAACAGGATTGTTTGACTTAGAGAGTCGAGGCTGGAAGGTAGAAATTGCCGAACGCTGCGGGCTGAAAGCTACTATCTTCCCTCCAGTTCATGAAGCTGGGAAGGTGATTGGTACAGTCTCAGAGGAAGCAGCTTCACGGTGTGGACTTTCCCCTTCCACCCTAGTCGTGGCAGGCGGTGGCGATGCACAGATGGCTACAGTTGGCGCTGGGGCTATCGCCAACGAACAAACCGTCGTTTCCGGCGGCTCTTTTTGGCAGCAAGAAGTCAATATCAAGGAGCCCTTGGTCGATAAATCCGGCCGTATTCGTGTGAATTGCCATGCCGTTGAAGGTCTTTGGCAGCTGGAAGCAATCGGCTTTTTCCCCGGTCTTGTGATGAGATGGTTCCGAGATGCCTTTTGTCAGGAGGAAAAGCAAAAAGCAAGTTTCACGGGTCGAGATGCCTATGAAATTTTGGAGGAGAAAGCACGGACTGTACCAGTTGGTTCCAACGGCATCCTCCCCATTTTTTCTGACACGATGAACTATATCGCCTGGCGTCACGCGGCACCATCCTTTTTGAACCTCAGCTTAGATGCCGAACGCACCGGTAAAATGGAAATGTTCAAGTCGCTTCAGGAAAACGCTGCATTAGTAACACTCGGAAATCTGCTTCTCATTAGAGAGTCCACAGGCTTTTTTCCAAAAGAAGTTATTTTCGTAGGTGGAGCATCAAAAGGCAAGCTGTGGAGTCAGACACTAGCAGATGTGCTTGGTGTCCCTGTAAGGGTTCCTGTCGTGAAGGAAGCTGCAGCACTTGGGACTGCGATGTTCGCTGGATTAGGAGCTGGAATGTTTGCTTCCATTGAGGAAGCCGCTGCAACCGTGGTCGAATGGGAATGCACATACATGCCAGATTTAGAGAATCATAAGACCTATCTAGAAATCTATGAAAAATGGCGCAAGGTGTATATCGAACAATTAAAGCTTGCCGACATCGGCCTCACATCACATATGTGGAAGGCTCCAGGACTTTAA